In one Pseudomonas sp. SCA2728.1_7 genomic region, the following are encoded:
- a CDS encoding efflux RND transporter periplasmic adaptor subunit: MSNKLLAGLGLIAMALTLSACDSSSKAEDQTPPATVRIETIEAHPLTISSELSGRIAAPRIAEVRARVAGVVLQRTFREGSDVKKGDVLFRIDPAPFKADLDSAEAALRKAEANAFQAKLQEQRYAQLIDDKAISAQDYDNARANARQTAADVAANKAAVERAKLNLGYATVTAPISGRVGRALVTEGALVGQNETTPLALIQQLNPIHADLTQSTRELNELRRAFRSGQLQEVGQDQVKATLIQDDGSLYPLPGKLLFSDITVDPGTGQIILRSEFPNPDLDLLPGSFIRVRLQQATIQNGITVPQRAVQRDSAGIAQVLTVDEQMRVAEQPVQLGAVQNNRWIVTGGLKPGDRIVIEGLQHARPGETVQIDDTPLPLAQTSGQ; this comes from the coding sequence ATGTCGAACAAACTGCTGGCCGGGCTCGGCCTGATCGCGATGGCGCTGACGCTGAGCGCCTGTGATTCGTCCTCGAAGGCAGAGGATCAGACGCCACCGGCCACGGTGCGCATCGAGACGATCGAAGCGCACCCCCTGACGATCAGCAGCGAACTCAGCGGCCGCATCGCCGCGCCACGGATTGCCGAAGTGCGCGCACGGGTGGCCGGTGTGGTGTTGCAGCGCACTTTCCGCGAAGGCAGTGACGTGAAAAAGGGCGATGTGCTGTTCCGCATCGACCCGGCGCCGTTCAAGGCTGACCTCGACAGCGCCGAAGCCGCCCTGCGCAAGGCCGAAGCCAATGCGTTTCAAGCGAAACTGCAGGAGCAACGTTACGCGCAGTTGATCGACGACAAGGCCATCAGCGCTCAGGACTATGACAACGCCCGTGCGAACGCCCGGCAGACCGCCGCTGACGTTGCGGCCAACAAGGCTGCCGTCGAACGGGCAAAACTGAACCTCGGTTACGCCACCGTCACCGCGCCGATATCCGGCCGTGTCGGTCGTGCACTGGTGACCGAAGGCGCACTGGTCGGGCAGAACGAAACCACGCCGCTGGCACTGATTCAGCAACTCAACCCGATTCACGCAGACCTCACTCAGTCGACCCGTGAACTCAATGAATTGCGCCGCGCGTTCCGCTCCGGGCAGTTGCAGGAAGTCGGCCAGGATCAGGTCAAAGCCACGCTGATTCAGGATGACGGCAGCCTGTATCCGCTGCCGGGCAAATTGCTCTTCAGCGACATCACTGTCGACCCGGGCACTGGCCAGATCATCCTGCGCAGCGAATTCCCCAACCCGGATCTCGACTTGCTGCCGGGCAGTTTCATTCGCGTGCGTCTGCAGCAGGCCACCATCCAGAACGGCATCACCGTGCCGCAACGCGCCGTACAGCGTGACAGCGCCGGCATTGCTCAGGTGCTGACCGTCGACGAGCAAATGCGCGTCGCCGAACAACCGGTGCAACTCGGTGCAGTGCAGAACAATCGCTGGATCGTTACCGGCGGCCTCAAGCCCGGCGACCGTATCGTCATCGAAGGCCTGCAACACGCCCGTCCCGGCGAAACCGTGCAGATCGACGACACCCCTCTTCCACTTGCCCAGACCTCTGGTCAGTAA
- a CDS encoding efflux RND transporter permease subunit yields MPQFFIDRPVFAWVVALFILLAGALAIPQLPVAQYPDVAPPQIEIYAVYPGASAQTVDESVVSLIEEELNGADHLLYFESQSSLGSATIKATFQPGTNPELAQVDVQNRLKVVESRLPQAVNQQGLQVEKVSSGFLLLITLTSSDGKLDDVALSDYLARNVMNEIKRLDGVGKAQLYGAERAMRIWIDPQKLIAFNLTPADVNEAIVAQNAQVSAGSIGDLPNPSNQEITATILVKGQLSTPQEFADIVLKANRDGSTVRIGDVARVEIGSQEYQFGTRLNGKPSTAVGVQLSPGANALNTATLVRAKMDELARYFPAGVEYKIPYDTSPFVKVSITKVVYTLGEAMLLVFAVMFLFLQNVRYTLIPTLVVPVALMGTFATMLALGFSINVLTMFGMVLAIGILVDDAIVVVENVERIMATEGLSPKEATRKAMTQITGAIIGITLVLVAVFIPMAFMQGSVGVIYQQFSLSMATSILFSAFLALTLTPALCATLLKPIAKGEHHEKSGFFGWFNRRFEHLTDRYQGWVGYALKRSGRYLLIYVVLLVGLGLCFARLPSSFLPVEDQGYTITDIQLPPGATKNRTVAVAEQLEAHNAGEPGISDSVVILGFSFSGSGQNAALAFSTLKDWSQRSSDDSASSIADRANIALSEIKDAMAFSVLPPPVDGLGTSSGFEFRLQDRGGLGHAILMQARTELLAAAEKSPVLMNVRESALAEAPQVQLIVDRKQANALGVSFADIGNMLSTAVGSSYINDFPNQGRMQRVVVQAEGDQRSQVADLLKMHVRNNAGHMVPLSAFVQANWIQGPAQLTRYNGYPAIAISGEPSPGHSTGEAMAEIERLVAQGPKGLGQEWTGLSLQERLSGNQAPILLGLSLLVVFLCLAALYESWSIPTSVLLVVPLGVLGAVLAVTLRGMPNDVFFKVGLITIIGLSAKNAILIIEFAKSLYDEGHDLIDATLQAARLRLRPIVMTSLAFILGVVPLAIATGASSASQQAIGTGVIGGMITATLAVIFVPVFFVVVMKLVQRFTKSH; encoded by the coding sequence ATGCCGCAGTTCTTTATCGACCGCCCGGTGTTTGCCTGGGTCGTCGCGTTGTTCATCCTGTTGGCCGGTGCGCTGGCCATCCCGCAGTTGCCGGTGGCGCAATACCCCGATGTCGCCCCGCCGCAGATCGAAATCTACGCTGTGTACCCGGGCGCCTCGGCGCAGACCGTCGATGAAAGCGTGGTCAGCCTGATCGAGGAAGAGCTCAACGGCGCCGATCACTTGCTGTACTTCGAATCGCAAAGCAGCCTTGGCAGCGCGACGATCAAAGCCACGTTCCAGCCGGGCACCAACCCGGAACTGGCGCAGGTCGACGTGCAAAACCGCCTCAAGGTAGTCGAGTCGCGCCTGCCGCAAGCGGTCAATCAGCAAGGTTTGCAGGTCGAAAAAGTTTCGTCCGGTTTCCTGTTGCTGATCACCCTGACGTCCAGCGACGGCAAGCTCGATGACGTGGCGCTCAGTGATTATCTGGCGCGCAACGTGATGAACGAGATCAAGCGTCTGGATGGCGTCGGCAAGGCGCAGTTGTATGGCGCCGAACGGGCCATGCGCATCTGGATCGATCCACAGAAACTGATCGCGTTCAACCTGACACCGGCTGACGTCAATGAAGCCATTGTGGCGCAGAACGCCCAGGTGTCCGCCGGCAGCATCGGCGACCTGCCCAATCCGTCGAACCAAGAAATCACCGCGACCATTCTGGTGAAGGGTCAGTTGTCGACGCCGCAAGAGTTCGCCGACATTGTCCTCAAGGCCAATCGCGACGGCTCGACCGTGCGCATCGGCGATGTCGCACGCGTGGAAATCGGCAGTCAGGAATACCAGTTCGGCACGCGCCTCAATGGCAAGCCGTCCACTGCGGTCGGCGTGCAGTTGTCGCCGGGGGCCAACGCGCTGAACACCGCGACGCTGGTGCGGGCGAAGATGGATGAGCTGGCGCGCTACTTCCCGGCAGGCGTGGAATACAAGATCCCGTACGACACTTCGCCGTTCGTCAAAGTCTCGATCACCAAAGTCGTGTACACCTTGGGCGAAGCGATGCTGCTGGTGTTCGCGGTGATGTTCCTGTTCCTGCAGAACGTGCGCTACACGCTGATCCCGACACTGGTGGTGCCGGTGGCATTGATGGGCACGTTCGCGACCATGCTGGCGCTGGGTTTCTCGATCAACGTGCTGACCATGTTCGGCATGGTGCTGGCCATCGGTATTCTGGTGGACGACGCCATCGTGGTGGTGGAGAACGTCGAACGGATCATGGCCACCGAGGGCCTGTCGCCCAAGGAAGCCACGCGCAAAGCCATGACGCAGATCACCGGCGCGATCATCGGCATCACGCTGGTGCTGGTCGCGGTATTTATTCCGATGGCGTTCATGCAAGGTTCGGTCGGGGTGATTTACCAGCAGTTCTCGCTGTCGATGGCGACGTCGATTCTGTTCTCGGCGTTCCTTGCCCTGACCCTGACGCCGGCATTGTGCGCGACGCTGCTCAAGCCGATCGCCAAGGGTGAGCATCATGAAAAGTCCGGGTTCTTCGGCTGGTTCAACCGCCGCTTCGAGCACCTCACCGATCGTTACCAAGGCTGGGTCGGCTATGCGCTGAAACGCAGTGGCCGTTATCTGCTGATTTACGTCGTGTTGCTGGTCGGGTTGGGCCTGTGCTTCGCGCGTCTGCCCTCCTCGTTCCTGCCGGTGGAAGATCAGGGCTACACCATCACTGACATTCAACTGCCGCCCGGTGCGACCAAGAATCGTACCGTGGCAGTGGCTGAACAGCTTGAGGCGCATAACGCCGGCGAGCCGGGGATCAGCGACAGTGTGGTGATTCTCGGTTTCAGCTTCTCCGGCAGCGGCCAGAACGCAGCGTTGGCGTTCTCGACGCTGAAGGATTGGTCGCAGCGCAGCAGTGATGACTCCGCCAGCTCGATTGCCGATCGCGCCAATATTGCGCTGAGCGAAATCAAGGACGCCATGGCGTTCTCGGTGTTGCCTCCGCCCGTGGATGGCCTCGGCACGTCGAGCGGCTTCGAGTTCCGTTTGCAGGATCGCGGCGGCCTCGGCCATGCGATTTTGATGCAGGCGCGTACTGAGTTGCTGGCTGCCGCCGAGAAAAGTCCGGTGCTGATGAACGTGCGTGAAAGCGCGTTGGCCGAAGCGCCGCAAGTGCAATTGATCGTCGACCGTAAACAGGCCAACGCCTTGGGCGTATCGTTTGCCGACATTGGCAACATGCTGTCCACCGCTGTGGGCTCCAGCTACATCAACGACTTTCCCAATCAGGGGCGCATGCAGCGCGTTGTCGTGCAGGCCGAAGGCGATCAACGCAGCCAGGTCGCCGATCTGCTGAAAATGCACGTGCGCAACAACGCCGGGCACATGGTGCCGCTGTCAGCGTTCGTGCAGGCCAACTGGATTCAGGGCCCGGCGCAATTGACCCGTTACAACGGCTATCCGGCGATTGCGATATCCGGCGAACCGTCGCCGGGGCACAGTACCGGTGAGGCCATGGCGGAAATCGAACGTCTGGTGGCGCAGGGGCCGAAAGGCCTGGGTCAGGAATGGACAGGGCTGTCGTTGCAGGAACGCTTGTCCGGCAATCAGGCGCCGATCCTGCTCGGTCTGTCGTTGCTGGTGGTGTTCCTGTGTCTGGCGGCGCTGTACGAAAGCTGGTCGATTCCGACCTCGGTGTTGTTGGTGGTGCCACTGGGTGTGCTCGGCGCGGTGCTGGCCGTGACGTTGCGCGGGATGCCCAACGATGTGTTCTTCAAGGTCGGCCTGATCACCATCATCGGGCTGTCGGCGAAGAACGCGATCCTGATCATCGAGTTCGCCAAGAGCCTGTATGACGAAGGTCACGACCTGATCGATGCAACGTTGCAGGCAGCGCGGTTGCGTCTGCGGCCGATCGTGATGACTTCGCTGGCGTTCATTCTTGGTGTGGTGCCACTGGCCATTGCCACTGGCGCCAGTTCGGCAAGCCAGCAAGCGATCGGCACCGGGGTGATTGGCGGGATGATCACTGCGACGCTGGCCGTCATCTTCGTACCTGTCTTCTTCGTCGTCGTTATGAAGCTCGTACAACGCTTCACCAAATCCCACTGA
- a CDS encoding TIM barrel protein, with protein MNKPAVSISLSSYGAELVRQRGQGSFIDVLATAGANRIEWREELLTREDPAQLAQATQAQGLLSIYSSPTELWLAGQAQPNPELITALQQAEAFGSKWLKVSLGYFTDTNDLQALAERLQHSPVQLLVENDQTLHGGRIEPFQRFFAAVEQHNLPIKMTFDIGNWQWQDQSAASAARLLGRHVGYVHCKAVARRADGKLVAVPPAVSDLHLWEQLLRHMAQGVMRAAEYPLQGEDLVQLTSEHVAALARLGQSRLEPAHV; from the coding sequence ATGAACAAACCCGCCGTTTCCATCAGTCTGTCCAGCTACGGCGCCGAGCTTGTGCGTCAGCGCGGTCAAGGATCCTTCATCGATGTGCTGGCCACCGCCGGCGCCAATCGCATCGAATGGCGCGAAGAATTGCTGACCCGTGAAGACCCGGCGCAACTGGCTCAGGCCACCCAGGCGCAGGGCCTGCTCAGCATCTATTCCTCACCCACCGAGCTGTGGCTGGCCGGTCAGGCACAACCCAATCCAGAACTGATCACCGCCCTGCAACAGGCCGAAGCCTTTGGTTCGAAATGGCTGAAAGTGTCGCTGGGCTATTTCACCGACACCAACGATCTGCAAGCCCTGGCCGAACGCTTGCAGCACAGTCCGGTGCAGTTGCTGGTGGAAAACGACCAGACCTTGCATGGCGGGCGCATCGAACCGTTTCAGCGTTTCTTCGCCGCGGTTGAACAGCACAATCTGCCGATCAAAATGACTTTCGACATCGGCAACTGGCAGTGGCAGGACCAGTCCGCCGCCAGCGCCGCGCGCTTGCTTGGCCGGCATGTCGGTTATGTCCACTGTAAAGCCGTGGCCCGTCGCGCCGACGGCAAACTGGTGGCGGTGCCGCCAGCGGTCAGTGACTTGCATCTGTGGGAACAACTGTTGCGGCACATGGCCCAAGGCGTTATGCGCGCCGCCGAATACCCGTTGCAGGGCGAAGATCTGGTGCAACTGACCAGCGAGCATGTCGCCGCCCTCGCCCGCCTCGGCCAATCCCGCCTGGAGCCTGCTCATGTCTGA
- a CDS encoding response regulator transcription factor — protein sequence MPNILLVEDDTALAELISSYLERNGYSVSVIGRGDHVRERARVNPPDLVILDLMLPGLDGLQVCRLLRADSATLPILMLTARDDSHDQVLGLEMGADDYVTKPCEPRVLLARVRTLLRRSSLGEPLTVNDRIVMGNLCIDLSERTVTWRDQPVELSSGEYNLLVVLARHAGEVLSRDQILQRLRGIEFNGTDRSVDVAISKLRRKFDDHAGEARKIKTVWGKGYLFSRSEWEC from the coding sequence ATGCCCAACATCCTCCTGGTCGAAGACGACACCGCCCTCGCCGAACTGATTTCCAGCTACCTGGAGCGCAACGGTTATTCCGTCAGCGTGATCGGCCGTGGCGACCATGTGCGTGAACGGGCGCGGGTCAATCCGCCGGATCTGGTGATCCTCGACCTGATGCTGCCCGGCCTCGATGGCCTGCAAGTCTGCCGTTTGCTGCGCGCCGATTCGGCGACGCTGCCGATCCTGATGCTCACCGCCCGCGACGACAGCCACGATCAGGTGCTGGGCCTGGAAATGGGCGCTGACGATTACGTGACCAAACCGTGCGAGCCACGGGTGTTGCTGGCGCGAGTGCGTACCTTGTTGCGCCGCAGCAGCCTCGGTGAACCGTTGACCGTCAACGACCGCATCGTCATGGGTAATCTGTGCATCGACCTGTCCGAACGCACCGTCACCTGGCGCGATCAACCGGTCGAGTTGTCCAGTGGCGAATACAACTTGCTGGTGGTGCTGGCGCGACACGCCGGTGAAGTGTTGAGCCGCGACCAGATTCTGCAACGCCTGCGCGGTATCGAGTTCAACGGCACCGACCGCTCGGTGGACGTGGCGATTTCCAAGCTGCGCCGCAAGTTCGATGACCACGCTGGCGAGGCACGCAAGATCAAAACCGTGTGGGGCAAGGGCTATCTGTTCAGCCGTTCCGAATGGGAATGCTGA
- a CDS encoding DUF1345 domain-containing protein: MRFLARTHPRLSAAALLGLATGLLVPADSIVSKILIGWNAGVWTYLILMFWLTVRAKAPDVKRIAEVEDENAGLVLFVVCIAALASLATITFELAGSKDLETTRKLLHYGFTALTVIGSWLLIGVIFCVHYARLYYTWNGKEPALRFAEGLTTPNYWDFLYFSFTIGVAVQTADVGVATRDIRKIVLAQSLIGFVFNTAILGFSINIAAGLFG; the protein is encoded by the coding sequence ATGCGCTTCCTCGCCCGCACCCACCCTCGCCTGTCTGCCGCCGCTCTCCTCGGCCTTGCCACCGGTCTCCTGGTCCCCGCCGATTCCATCGTCAGCAAAATCCTCATTGGCTGGAACGCCGGTGTCTGGACTTATCTGATCCTGATGTTCTGGCTGACCGTGCGCGCCAAGGCTCCGGACGTCAAACGCATCGCTGAAGTCGAAGACGAAAATGCCGGGCTGGTGCTGTTCGTGGTGTGCATCGCCGCGCTGGCGAGTTTGGCGACCATCACCTTCGAGCTGGCTGGCAGCAAGGACCTGGAAACCACGCGCAAACTGCTGCACTACGGCTTCACCGCCCTCACGGTAATCGGTTCGTGGCTGCTGATCGGGGTGATTTTCTGCGTGCACTACGCCAGGTTGTATTACACCTGGAATGGCAAGGAACCGGCGCTGCGCTTCGCCGAAGGGCTGACGACCCCCAACTATTGGGACTTCTTGTACTTCTCGTTCACCATCGGCGTGGCCGTACAGACTGCAGATGTCGGCGTGGCCACCCGCGATATCCGCAAAATCGTCTTGGCGCAATCGTTGATCGGATTCGTGTTCAACACCGCGATTCTGGGATTTTCGATCAATATCGCCGCGGGTTTGTTCGGCTGA
- a CDS encoding LacI family DNA-binding transcriptional regulator yields MNDFSAAQRSRVTMLDVAERAGVSKASVSRFIGDDRALLSDAIALRIEQAISELGYRPNQMARGLKRGRTRLIGMLVADIRNPYSIAVMHGVETACRAHGYSLVVCNTDRDDEQERQHLALLRSYNIEGLIVNTLGHHRDELHELRREMPLVLVDRKVDGLDSDMVGLHNPQAVQMALAHLEQRGYRDLLLVTEPYDGTSSRIERVSSFQAQIAQRSGLTGAVLETGDDLNAQLQTFLNTPGNGPKALFCANGVAALAAASALRVLGVRLFEDVGVIALDDLDWYPLVGSGITALAQPTAEIGARAFECLLKRLRGDDEVARVVDFAPVLVERGSTLGISVV; encoded by the coding sequence GTGAACGACTTCTCCGCCGCCCAGCGCAGCCGCGTGACCATGCTTGATGTCGCCGAACGCGCCGGGGTGTCCAAAGCCAGCGTCTCGCGCTTCATCGGCGATGATCGCGCCCTGCTCTCCGATGCCATTGCCTTGCGCATCGAACAGGCCATCAGCGAACTCGGCTACCGCCCCAACCAGATGGCTCGCGGTCTGAAACGCGGGCGCACACGCCTGATCGGCATGCTCGTCGCCGATATCCGTAACCCTTATTCGATTGCCGTGATGCACGGGGTGGAAACCGCTTGCCGTGCGCACGGTTACAGCCTGGTGGTGTGCAACACCGACCGCGATGACGAGCAGGAACGCCAGCACCTGGCGCTGTTGCGCTCGTACAACATCGAAGGGTTGATCGTGAACACGCTGGGCCATCACCGTGATGAACTGCATGAGCTGCGTCGCGAGATGCCGCTGGTGCTGGTGGATCGCAAAGTCGACGGGCTGGACAGCGACATGGTCGGGCTGCACAACCCGCAAGCGGTGCAGATGGCGCTCGCGCATCTGGAGCAGCGTGGTTATCGGGATCTGCTGTTGGTGACTGAACCGTATGACGGCACCAGTTCGCGGATCGAGCGGGTCAGCAGTTTTCAGGCGCAGATTGCGCAGCGCTCGGGGTTGACCGGGGCGGTGCTGGAAACCGGCGATGATCTGAACGCGCAACTTCAAACCTTTTTAAACACACCCGGCAATGGTCCGAAAGCGCTGTTTTGCGCCAATGGTGTGGCAGCGTTGGCGGCCGCATCGGCGTTACGAGTATTGGGTGTTCGGTTGTTCGAGGATGTCGGGGTGATTGCCCTGGATGATCTGGATTGGTATCCGTTGGTGGGCAGCGGGATTACTGCGCTGGCTCAGCCGACGGCAGAGATTGGTGCGCGGGCGTTTGAGTGTTTGCTCAAGCGCTTGCGTGGGGATGATGAGGTGGCGCGGGTGGTGGATTTTGCGCCGGTGCTGGTTGAGCGTGGGTCGACCCTGGGGATTAGCGTTGTTTGA
- a CDS encoding sigma-70 family RNA polymerase sigma factor, whose amino-acid sequence MWRYGLLLSRNRHLAEDLVQATCVRALERAGQYAAGTRMDRWLLSILHSIWLNEVRARRVRQGAGQVDADGQLAFDGEYAAQTHVMAAQVIRRVDALPETQRETVYLAYVEGLSYREVAEILQVPIGTVMSRLATARLKLAEYPPLQAVPKSTEGDRS is encoded by the coding sequence TTGTGGCGCTACGGTTTGTTGCTGTCGCGCAATCGGCATTTGGCTGAGGATCTGGTGCAGGCCACGTGTGTGCGCGCGTTGGAGCGCGCCGGTCAATACGCCGCCGGCACGCGTATGGATCGCTGGTTGCTGAGTATTCTGCATTCGATCTGGCTCAACGAAGTGCGCGCTCGACGCGTGCGTCAGGGTGCGGGTCAGGTCGATGCCGATGGCCAACTGGCGTTCGATGGTGAATACGCGGCGCAGACTCACGTCATGGCCGCACAAGTGATTCGCCGCGTCGACGCGCTGCCGGAAACTCAGCGCGAGACCGTTTATCTGGCCTATGTCGAAGGCTTGTCCTACCGCGAAGTCGCCGAGATCCTGCAGGTACCGATCGGCACGGTCATGAGTCGCCTGGCCACCGCACGGCTGAAACTCGCCGAATACCCGCCACTGCAAGCGGTGCCGAAATCCACCGAAGGAGACCGATCATGA
- the pncA gene encoding bifunctional nicotinamidase/pyrazinamidase gives MPDSSRSALLVIDVQNDFTPGGQLAVPEGDLIVPLINQLARQFTQVVIAQDWHPTGHGSFASSHPGHQPYDVIQLPYGEQTLWPDHCVQSTPGAEFHRGLDLPHAQLIIRKGCDPDIDSYSAFLEADRLTTTGLSGYLKERGIDTVYMVGLALDFCVMFSALDARAVGFNAYVVLDACRAIDMNGSLAAAIERMQSAGVGLIQSTELV, from the coding sequence ATGCCTGATTCATCGCGTTCTGCCTTACTGGTTATCGACGTTCAAAACGACTTCACCCCCGGCGGCCAATTGGCAGTACCGGAAGGTGACCTGATTGTGCCGTTGATCAACCAGCTCGCTCGCCAGTTCACGCAGGTGGTTATTGCCCAGGACTGGCATCCGACCGGTCACGGATCCTTTGCTTCGAGTCATCCCGGTCACCAGCCCTACGATGTCATTCAATTGCCTTACGGCGAGCAGACACTCTGGCCCGACCACTGTGTGCAATCGACACCGGGGGCCGAGTTTCACCGGGGACTCGACTTGCCTCATGCCCAGTTGATCATTCGTAAGGGCTGCGATCCTGATATCGACAGCTATTCGGCCTTTCTGGAAGCCGATCGCCTCACCACCACGGGGCTGTCCGGCTACCTGAAAGAGCGCGGGATCGATACGGTCTACATGGTGGGTCTGGCGCTGGATTTCTGCGTGATGTTTTCGGCGCTGGATGCACGGGCGGTGGGTTTCAATGCCTATGTGGTGCTGGATGCGTGCCGGGCGATCGATATGAATGGATCACTGGCGGCAGCGATTGAGCGGATGCAAAGTGCCGGGGTCGGGTTGATTCAATCCACAGAACTGGTCTGA
- a CDS encoding transcriptional regulator, with amino-acid sequence MNTPSDEQLVAYLDGELDGEYRDQLDSAIAEDSLLSLRVQWLSRSNLPYKNAYDELAQQAPLERLQARLDAIPAPQRPGFNRRWFIGGAAAALLAGGVLADRLFLGWHAAQSNNWRALVGDYMALYVPQTLDHLPTDEASQRAQLRTVDARLGLNLSPATLKLPGVEFKRAQMLEYDGVPIAQIVYLDAKHGPLALCVTRSNSGTQPLAHERRSEMNVVYWTEREHAWMLIGHDAPVALEDKAKLLKSRLITG; translated from the coding sequence ATGAACACACCTTCGGATGAGCAACTGGTCGCCTACCTCGACGGCGAACTTGACGGCGAGTATCGCGACCAACTCGACAGTGCCATTGCTGAAGACTCGCTGCTGAGTCTGCGCGTGCAATGGCTCAGCCGCAGCAACCTGCCGTACAAGAACGCCTATGACGAACTGGCGCAACAGGCGCCGCTGGAACGCCTGCAAGCGCGGCTGGATGCCATCCCGGCGCCGCAGCGTCCGGGCTTCAACCGCCGCTGGTTTATCGGTGGTGCCGCCGCAGCGCTATTGGCCGGTGGAGTGTTGGCCGATCGGTTGTTCCTCGGCTGGCATGCTGCGCAATCGAACAACTGGCGCGCATTGGTCGGCGATTACATGGCGCTGTACGTGCCGCAGACGCTCGATCATCTACCCACCGATGAAGCCTCCCAACGCGCGCAACTGCGTACGGTCGATGCGCGTCTTGGCCTGAATCTTTCGCCAGCCACTTTGAAATTGCCGGGCGTCGAATTCAAACGGGCACAAATGCTTGAGTACGACGGCGTGCCGATTGCACAGATTGTTTATCTGGATGCGAAACACGGGCCGCTGGCGCTGTGTGTCACACGCTCGAACAGCGGCACTCAGCCGTTGGCCCATGAGCGTCGAAGCGAGATGAACGTGGTGTACTGGACCGAACGTGAACACGCGTGGATGCTGATCGGACACGACGCCCCGGTAGCACTGGAAGACAAGGCGAAGCTGTTGAAAAGCCGCTTAATTACCGGCTAG
- a CDS encoding ATP-binding protein, giving the protein MFRILFRLYLVTIVSYSAAIYLVPDLVVMAFRERFVTYNLDYSRGLQSLITRQFHAVPQEQWPALATSMDKDFQPLHIVLARIDDAEFTAIEQERLRRGENVVRIGDWGWRTLAVTPLDDISAVQMVVPPDPLDVNLLYWSINVLIGASLLACLLMWLRPHWRDLERLKGTAERFGKGHLSERTEIAPSSNIGSLANVFDTMAGDIENLLNQQRDLLNAVSHELRTPLTRLDFGLALALSDDLPTASRERLLGLVAHIRELDELVLELLSYSRLQNPAQLPEQVEVSLDEFIDSILGSVDEELESPEIVIDVLLHGQLERFSLDPRLTARAIQNLLRNAMRYCEKRIQIGVQVNAEGCEIWVDDDGIGIPDDERERIFEPFYRLDRSRDRATGGFGLGLAISRRALEAQGGTLTVESSPLGGARFRLWLPTNA; this is encoded by the coding sequence ATGTTTCGCATCCTGTTTCGCCTGTATCTGGTGACGATCGTCTCCTACAGTGCGGCAATCTATCTGGTGCCGGATCTGGTGGTCATGGCGTTCCGCGAGCGTTTCGTCACCTACAACCTCGATTATTCACGCGGTCTGCAATCGCTGATCACCCGCCAGTTCCATGCGGTGCCGCAGGAGCAGTGGCCGGCGCTGGCGACGTCGATGGACAAGGATTTCCAGCCGCTGCACATCGTCTTGGCGCGGATCGACGATGCCGAGTTCACCGCCATTGAGCAGGAGCGCCTGCGTCGCGGTGAAAACGTTGTACGTATCGGCGATTGGGGCTGGCGCACGTTGGCGGTGACGCCGCTGGACGACATCTCGGCCGTGCAAATGGTCGTGCCGCCGGATCCGCTGGACGTCAATCTGTTGTACTGGAGCATCAACGTGCTGATCGGCGCGAGCCTGCTCGCCTGCCTGCTGATGTGGCTGCGCCCGCACTGGCGTGATCTGGAACGCCTCAAAGGCACCGCCGAACGCTTCGGCAAGGGCCATTTGAGCGAGCGCACGGAAATTGCCCCAAGCTCCAACATCGGCAGCCTCGCCAATGTCTTCGACACCATGGCCGGTGACATCGAAAACCTGCTCAACCAACAACGCGATTTGCTCAACGCCGTGTCCCACGAACTGCGCACGCCGTTGACGCGTCTGGATTTCGGTCTGGCCCTGGCCCTGTCCGATGACTTGCCGACCGCCAGCCGCGAGCGCTTGCTGGGGCTGGTCGCGCACATTCGCGAGCTGGATGAGCTGGTGCTGGAGTTGCTTTCCTACAGCCGTTTGCAGAACCCGGCGCAATTGCCGGAGCAGGTCGAAGTGTCACTGGACGAGTTCATCGACAGCATTTTGGGCAGCGTCGATGAAGAACTCGAATCGCCGGAGATCGTCATCGACGTGTTGCTGCACGGTCAGCTCGAACGTTTTTCGCTCGATCCGCGCCTGACTGCGCGGGCGATCCAGAATCTGCTGCGCAATGCCATGCGCTATTGCGAGAAGCGCATTCAGATTGGCGTGCAGGTCAATGCCGAGGGCTGCGAGATCTGGGTCGATGATGACGGCATTGGCATTCCCGATGACGAACGTGAGCGGATTTTCGAGCCGTTCTATCGGCTGGATCGCAGTCGTGACCGGGCTACGGGTGGTTTTGGCCTTGGCCTGGCGATCAGCCGTCGGGCACTGGAAGCGCAGGGTGGCACGTTGACGGTGGAGTCTTCGCCGTTGGGCGGTGCGCGGTTTCGGCTGTGGTTGCCCACTAACGCCTGA